The following are encoded in a window of Mercenaria mercenaria strain notata unplaced genomic scaffold, MADL_Memer_1 contig_3271, whole genome shotgun sequence genomic DNA:
- the LOC128552895 gene encoding putative inhibitor of apoptosis, with translation MPGNIYHKHQDYENYEHRLDSFNGWAHGDKVQPEELASAGLFYTGTYDFVKCFSCGTGIRNWEHGDDPWIVHAQSLPKCNYVAEVKGSEFIDAHVEQNVEHPNDEEEDNAPNGLMPCRVCMNKNSNTVFVPCSHMVTCETCAPEVGQCVVCQAPIIERIRAYMP, from the exons ATGCCTGGCAATATCTACCACAAACACCAAGACTACGAAAACTATGAACACAGACTGGATTCATTCAACGGATGGGCACATGGGGACAAAGTTCAACCTGAAGAACTCGCGTCCGCGGGGCTGTTTTACACAG GAACATAcgattttgtaaagtgtttttcATGTGGTACTGGGATACGTAACTGGGAACACGGCGATGACCCCTGGATAGTGCATGCACAGTCGCTTCCAAAGTGTAACTATGTTGCAGAAGTTAAAGGATCCGAGTTCATCGATGCACATGTAGAACAAAATGTCGAACATCcaa ATGACGAGGAAGAGGATAACGCACCCAACGGTTTGATGCCTTGTCGAGTGTGTATGAACAAGAATTCAAACACGGTGTTCGTACCATGTAGCCACATGGTCACATGTGAAACTTGTGCACCAGAAGTCGGTCAGTGCGTTGTGTGTCAAGCTCCCATAATTGAACGCATTAGAGCGTATATGCCATGA